The genomic interval ATTGATTTGACTTCCGTTCCGCGCAACTCAACCCCTGCTTCGTAAGTTTCTAAGATTTCGTAGAGATATCGTGCTTGTCGGTTGTCGCTTAAAATTTTATATCCGCTTTTTGCCATAGTTTTTTTTCAGATAACATCATTTAATCTAACATTCAATTGAACTCAATTATTCCACAACTATGCACCATTCATATAACTCGTAGGTAACGCAACCATTGACAATTAACGGGTCTTGCTCGACTATTTTCTCCGCCTCTACTCGCGATGCAGCTTCAAAAATCAGCATACCGCCACCTCGCCGCTGCCAGTATCCGCTGCGTGCCTTGTGACCTCGTGCCACTAGGTCTTGCACAAAAGACTTATGGGCGGGAACATAGCGATCGAATGTGGCTTTGTCCACGATTCCAGATTCAATTTTGGCAAACCAAGGCATGATGGAGAAGTCAATCGTTCTTTCTTAATTCTAGCAACTGTTAGCTAGCAATGGGTAATTGACTTTGCTTGCGCTGAAACTCTACCAGTTGCTGATTAATATCATCCCGGACAATTTTCCGATAGACCATAAAATGTTCGATATGAGCGCATACGGTTAAATAATGCTCCCAAACCGCTGGATTTTCTTGCAAAATTGAGAATAAATGATGCCAGAATTTCCACCGCGTCTTCCGTTTCAACCCTTGCCGCCAGATAATAGTAGCTAACGCGCGCAAATCCGACCACGCCGGAAAACTAGCCGCTGGTTTTGCTTTTGGCGCGCCTAACTCGAGAAAACAGCGATAAGTCCGGTCTAAAAACACCTCCGGATCGTATAATTCCCAAAAAGCTTCTACATATTCTGTAGCAATTTCTTCAATCGGCCGCGTCGGAATAAAATTCATTAATGTGCGCTGATTTGCATCTTGTTTGCCATCATAAATTAAGCGTCCTTCTTTTTCTAACCGGTCCCATAACGCCGTGGTTGGCAGGGCCTGCAACATGCCAAACATTGCAGTCGGAACAGCAGCCGATTCCACAAAGCGAATAATCCGCTCTGCCGCTCCTTTCTTTTCGCCATCAAACCCAATAATAAACCCTGCCATGGGACGCAAGCCGTGCTGGTTAATAATTTGCACCGACTCTAATAAGGAATCTCGGGTATTTTGAAATTTCTTGGTTAACGCTAAACTCTCTTCATCCGGCGTTTCAATGCCAAGAAAGACTGCATCAAAATAACATTCCACCATCAAATTCATCAGTTCCGAATCTCTGGCGAGATCTACCGATGCTTCCGTATTAAACCGAAATGGATACTGATGGTCTTGCTGCCAAACTTTCAGCTCTTTCAGCAAGAGTTTCACATTGCGCTTATTGCCGATAAAATTATCATCGACCATAAACACCCCTCGCCGCCATCCCAACTCGTACAAATAGTCCAACTCTTTTAACAGTTGTTCCGGAGTTTTTGTCCGAGGTTTGCGACCGTAGAGCGTAATAATATCGCAAAATTCGCATTGAAAGGGACAGCCGCGCGAGAACTGCACCGACATGGAATCATAGGCATCAAATTCGAGTAAGTCATAGCGCGGAATTGGCGTCGTACTGACATCAGGTTTTTCTGTACCGCGAAAAACACCTTGTCGCTCTCCCTTGTTAATCGCTTCCACAAATAGGGGCAGCGTAATTTCCCCTTCAT from Roseofilum casamattae BLCC-M143 carries:
- a CDS encoding YciI family protein, which encodes MPWFAKIESGIVDKATFDRYVPAHKSFVQDLVARGHKARSGYWQRRGGGMLIFEAASRVEAEKIVEQDPLIVNGCVTYELYEWCIVVE
- a CDS encoding B12-binding domain-containing radical SAM protein; its protein translation is MKVLLIYPLFPQTFWSYDTLLEMVGLKALFPPLGLITVAAILPQTWEFKLCDRNVRGVTEAEWEWADLVVLSAMIVQKEDLIAQIREAKKREKLVAVGGPYPTSIPDDARSAGADFLILDEGEITLPLFVEAINKGERQGVFRGTEKPDVSTTPIPRYDLLEFDAYDSMSVQFSRGCPFQCEFCDIITLYGRKPRTKTPEQLLKELDYLYELGWRRGVFMVDDNFIGNKRNVKLLLKELKVWQQDHQYPFRFNTEASVDLARDSELMNLMVECYFDAVFLGIETPDEESLALTKKFQNTRDSLLESVQIINQHGLRPMAGFIIGFDGEKKGAAERIIRFVESAAVPTAMFGMLQALPTTALWDRLEKEGRLIYDGKQDANQRTLMNFIPTRPIEEIATEYVEAFWELYDPEVFLDRTYRCFLELGAPKAKPAASFPAWSDLRALATIIWRQGLKRKTRWKFWHHLFSILQENPAVWEHYLTVCAHIEHFMVYRKIVRDDINQQLVEFQRKQSQLPIAS